One window of the Rhipicephalus sanguineus isolate Rsan-2018 chromosome 4, BIME_Rsan_1.4, whole genome shotgun sequence genome contains the following:
- the LOC119390768 gene encoding glutathione S-transferase 1-1 has translation MIIILYNVVGSPPCNLVRSLAKHAGIGLKLKNLDFANKEHLGEEYLKINPFHKVPAIDDDGFVVYESNAIAYHLLRKYAPESELYPACIQTRTRIDQILSAIATTIHSATSVFMRPRIFLKTKPTAEELAEFEQNVVRGLEHLIGDDKFAVGDNFTLGDMALTTRIIVALENGFVDPSKFPKLARYYDRVKREQPYFEEIYRPAINHVKELFGKLK, from the exons ATGATCATCATTCTGTACAATGTAGTCGGGAGTCCTCCCTGCAACTTGGTGCGTTCACTCGCCAAGCACGCAGGCATAGGGCTTAAGCTCAAGAACCTGGACTTCGCCAACAAGGAGCACTTAGGAGAAGAATACCTCAAG ATAAATCCATTCCACAAAGTACCTGCGATTGACGATGACGGTTTTGTAGTCTATGAGAG CAATGCTATCGCCTACCACTTGCTGCGCAAGTACGCCCCTGAGTCGGAACTGTATCCGGCCTGCATTCAGACTCGTACCCGTATCGACCAGATTCTCTCAGCCATTGCCACTACGATCCACTCTGCAACATCTGTCTTCATG CGTCCTCGAATTTTTCTAAAGACCAAGCCGACAGCCGAGGAGTTGGCGGAATTTGAGCAGAATGTCGTCAGAGGATTGGAGCATCTCATCGGGGACGACAAGTTCGCGGTCGGCGACAACTTCACTCTTGGTGATATGGCTTTAACCACACGCATCATTGTGGCTCTTGAG AATGGTTTTGTTGACCCTTCGAAGTTTCCCAAGCTGGCACGCTATTATGACCGCGTCAAGCGAGAGCAGCCTTATTTCGAGGAAATCTACAGGCCAGCTATTAACCACGTGAAGGAACTCTTTGGAAAGCTGAAATAG